In the genome of Thermoproteus tenax Kra 1, the window GCCATGTCATAACCGCTGAACTGTGCGTGTCTGGATAAGTCGTAGTCAGTCCTATATGCGTGGCCAGAGACCTCGACCCAACCGAACCTCTCCGTGAGCACCATCTGGTCGTACGACCTCGAGCTATAGTGTGCCCGCTCCTGGGGCAGTTTGCCCAAAAACTTCTGTCTCTCAAGGGGGACTCCCAGCTCTTTCATGAACTTGGCGGCCAGGGCCATGAAGAAAGCCATCCACTCGTTCGCGTAGCCTCTGGCTACGACCTCGCGCGCAGTGATCATTAAGGGCTCGGTGTTCCCCTTAGCGACTAACTCCTCGGGCACTATAGGTATCTCTAGGCTCTCCACCTCGGAGAAATAGGGACATGAGGGGTTCTGGGGATCGAAGAACAGCTCTATCTCCATTTGGCTGAACTCTCTCAGTCTGATAAGGCCTTGTCTCGGCGATATCTCGTTCCTGCCCACTCGGCCTATCTGGGCTACGCCGAAGGGCGTCCTCCTCCCCACGTACTCCGCCAAGCGTGGGAACGCCACAAACATCCCTTGGGCGGTCTCAGGTCGTAGATAGCCCGCCTCGTTGGCGTAGGGCCCTATTGTCGTCTTGAACAATAGATTGAACCTCTCCGACTTGCCCAGAGGGCCGCCGCAGGCCGGACACTTTATTCCATACTTAGCTATTATTTCGTCCAATTGCTCCCCGGAGAGTCCCTCCAAGCTTAGCTTGATGCCCTTCTCCGCGAGAGCCTCCTCTATCAGATGATCGGCTCTGTACCTCCTCCCACACTTCTGGCACGACACAACGTAGTCCGTGAAGTGCTCTAGGTGGCCCGACGCCTTGAACACTATCTCGGGCATTATGATCGGAGTCTCCACCTCGATGATAGTGTCCTGATACGGCAACACAAAGGTCCGCCTCCATTTCTCGACGATATTGCGCCTCATCTGCACAGCCAGCGGCCCATAGTCGTAAAATCCGCCGACTCCGCCGTATATCTCTGAGGACGGCCAGTAGAGTAACCTCTTCTTAACTATACTCTCCAGTTTCTCGGCGCGCTGCATATGCTCCCTCAAACACCGTTATTAATCAATTGGCCCACGTTTTTAAACTCCGTCGACAACTTCCGCGGCCATGAGGCCATGTCATCCTCGCGATGTGAAATTATTGGGGGCGCCTATGGAGGATACCCTCAGCTTTAAGCCTGGCACTAAGTTCGCTCCACTGAAGTTGAGAGAGATCTTGCCCTACTTGGAGTACACACAGCATTCGGGAACGCCAACAGCCCTGCGATGTGGGGGACGTCGATCTTCTACAGGGAGCGCCCGCAGAGAATTTGGCGCGCATTGAGAGGGCTCTGAGGGCTCTGGATCCTCCGTGGATAATGGTTGGCGGCGAGCATACAGCCACATTGGCTGCGCTCAGAGCGCTGAGGCCCAAGACCTATATCCACATAGATGCCCATATGGACAGCAGAGATGCTTGGCCGCCGGGCCAGAAGCTCTCCCACGCTACATTCGTCCGGCGGGCGGCCGAGGAGCTGGGCATTTATACAATATATATAGCCGTGAGGGCCTACGACGATGAGGAGGCCGTTTTCGCGAAAAAGGCCGGCTTCCTAGTCGTAGATGGCAATAGAAAGGTCACTAGGGCCCAGCTGTTGGACGCTCTGGCCACGGCCACGAGGCCTGCTTATGTCTCTTTGGACCTAGACGTCATGGATCCCTCCGATTTTCCCGCGGTGGGAACGCCGGAGGCGGGCGGGCTCACCTTCAGGGAGCTGGAGGGTATATATCTCGACGTATTGCTCGAGTCTAAGCCGGCCGCTGTCGACATAATGGAGTTCTCGCCCCCCAACGACGTGGCTGACATTGGAGCCGTGAAGCTGGCGAGACTGTTGCTGACGGCTACGAAGATACTGGCCGAATTGTCGCGCAGACGCTAGACGGCAGGCACCCTTTTGACCATAGGGGAACGGACCTTAAGTATTATCTTGTAGTTACAGTAGGGGCAACGGATGCCTGGCAAAATCTCCATCTCGCTTCTGGAGAAGGTCCTCCCGCACCTCATGCACATATAGATCTTCCTATCTCCCCCGCCGCCCGTCGTCTCCACCTCGCCGGCTGGCGTCTCCTCGGCCATGGGCCGTAGGAGCCTCCGAATATATAAATTATCCTTCCTCGAAGAGGAGGCGCACTCTCTCCGAGCCTCCCACCTCGTCTATGAAGCTTGCGACTACGTCGGGCACTAGCTTGCGCCACTCCCCGTTGCCCGTCGCCATCATCTGTCTGATGCGCCTGCCGGAATACCTCTCCCTCTCAAACAGAGGATGTGTTCTGACCTCAATGCCCGCATACGACAACGCGACTTTGACATAGTTGTTATTGGAAAAGGCGATGGAGAATGGCGGACACCAATGCCTAATGTAGGCCCCCCACAGACTCGACAATCCGCCTGTGTCGGGCACAGTGCATATGGCCAGACGTCTCCCGAAGGTCCTATAGAACATCTCAATCCTCTCGCCTGCAGTGAATGGGTTGTCCTTGGTCAGCCCCTTGTCCGCCGAGCCTATGACTATCAATACGTCGTCGTACTTCTCCGTCAGCCACTCTATAACCTTAGCATGTCCCAGATGGAGGGGCTGAAATCTGCCAATGAACGCCACTCTCACAACGTCAGGTCGCAGGCGCCTATTAAAAATTCAGCCAGTATGCCTCTCTTCATAGCTACGACGCGAGCTACCTCATCATAACCAATGGATGGGGCCGCCGGGATTTGAACTTCCCCCGGCGTCCGCCGTCCGGGGTCTCGCGGGCCCAAGCCGCGCATCCTACCAGGCTAGACCACGGCCCCCTTTGCTTTCTATGGCCAGATTTTAAAACAATAGCTGCCTAGAGGACGCCGCAACGGACCTAGGGACGCCGCACTACCTCGGGCTAGTGCGTTGGGCCAACATGGAGAGGACTATCCTCTCTGCTAAGAAATCTCTTATCGAGATAACCCCGTAGATTTCCTCTCCCCTCATCACGACTACATGCCTAATGTTTAATTGTCTCATTAGAGACCAGACTGCCTCGATATCGTCATTGAAGTTCACTGTGACAACCTCTCGTTGCATTATAGACTCAACAGGAGTATCTGGGGAGACCCCCGATGCAACAGCCTTCACAATATCTCTCTCAGACACTACACCGACCAATCTGCCCGAGGACAGCACAGGCAGAAAGCCTATGCGCCGCTCCGCCATAAGTCTGGCTGCGTCCGCTATAGTGGCCTTGGAATCTATAACTATGGGGGGTCTCTTGGCGATAGAGCCCGCCTTCATATTCAAAAATGTGACTTAAACTTTTAAAATAGTATTTCGAATAAGTTAGCAAATTTATTATATATAAATATATGTTATTCTTTTTGTTTTACAATATATATTTCTAATAATTATCTAAAAATAAATTTTTATTTTAATTGTAGTTGCTGTGTAACTATGGCAAAATTTGCTTTCAATTGTCCATTGATTTCTCTTTCAACTATCTTGTTGTGTTAGTCTGCCCCAGCTAACACTGACTTCTCATCTCGCAGCCCTTTCCGCCATTTTCTCAGCCAGAGTTGTCCAGAAAATTTCCGCAAGTTCGTTTTTCTTCGGCGTATAACTCTTCGCTGCTTCAAGAACTAACGATGCCAGCTTTTTCTCCTCCTCGCTGGGCCGGAGCCCCAACATCTCTAGGACCCACGGGTTTTCTCTAAGGAATTCAGCCAACGCCTCAAGAGCGACCTTAACCGCGCTTTTCACGAGATCCTCTTGAGGGCACTTCCTCTCTCCCTCTGTTTCGGCCCCTTTGCGCAAACGCTCTACTTCCTCCTCTGGAATAAGCCATTTTTCTCCCTCTCTTACCGCCTTTATTTTCCCTTTCCTTGCCCAATATCTAACTGCTGCTGGAGTCACATTTAGTATTTTTGCTACTTCTTCCGTAGTGTAAAATTTCATACCTCCTTTTCTCATCGAGGAAAAAAGCTTTTCTCGTTTTATTTTTGCTTGAGCTCTACACTATGCTTCTTATAATCTCGTCTATCGCCTTAGTTCTAATGGCGACCGCCACAGCAATGTAGTGGAACACTACAGTGACAGCCGCTACCAACAGAGTGTCCCACGGGAATGGTATCACGGTATTCAGCCCGAACGGGCCGTAGTATGAGATGATCAACATAGTGATCATATAGGCAGGAAGCCAGAGCCCGGCCTTTATCTCTAACTTTGCCTCAGGCCTCACAGCTCTGTACATAAACAGCAGACCGAGGCCTACGGCTGCCGATAGCGCCACTATGAAGGTCCAGAAGGCTACATCATTGGGGGCGGACAGCCCGTTCGTTGCGCTGTACAGATACCAGAGGGATAGAGCTATAACTATCGCGGAGCCCCAACCTAGAGCGTTTGCGCGCGCCTCGCTCAGCCCAAGCATCTTATGTCCATAGTAGCCTAAGAACAACGGCAAGCCTGCAAATACCGATACTACTACCATAGAGAGAGTTGCGAAGCCTGCCCAATACACTACGAGACCCGCCGCGGCCGTTGCTATTGGCGCTATTATGGAGGCGCCCTTCAGCTTGAACGGGCGGTTAAGCTCTGGAGCGGTCCTCCTCAAGGCCTCTAGCCCTATACCTCCCATCATATACGTGAGAACTGTGGCGGACCCCTCGTAGGTGACTATAGCCTGCCAGGTGGGGAAGGGCAGAAGGAAGAGACCCCCTATTATTAATCCCACTATTAACGACAGGGTGGGCACCTTGGTCTTACCGAGTTTCATAAACATCTCTGGCAGATATCCGTTGGCGGCCAAGCCGTATAGAGACCTGGTTGTCGTGCCCGTATATATCCAACCGGTGCCCATAGGGGAAATTACGGCGTCTATAAGTAGCACTATTATGATGATGCCTAAAATGGGCGCCAAGAGGGGCTTTATCTCAGCTATATATGTTATAATGCTTGCGTAAGGGCTTGACGCTATGTTGCTGTTGGGCAATGCAGTCCAATTGCCCGGGGTCACTGCGACGCCGGAGACTGTTATACGGCTCCAGTCAAGAGCTCCAATAAACGCTGTTTGAAGGAGTGCGTAAAGCAATAGCGCTATAAGGAGCGTGCCCACTACCGCAAACGGTATGTCCCTCTGGGGGTTCCTTCCCTCGCCTGCATATTCTATCGATTGCCTGAAGCCTGAGTAGGAAAACACTATACCCGCCGCAGGTATTGCGTACAATATGGCGGTCCATCCAACATATGGTGCTGTACCAGTTGTGGGTATGAAGCCTCCCCCCGCCGTCAAATTCAACGCATTGAAATATGTAGAAACCAATATGAAGCCCGTGACGGCCGGGACTATTAACTTCCACCAACCCGTTAAGTGCGATGCAGTCCCTAAGACTTTAACTCCGAGATAATTTAATAATCCATAGAAAATCATAAAGAGAATTACAACTGAATAATATACGATTTGTGATTGTGAGATTTGTGGTACCAAATAAGTTAAATAATTGGTGGAAGCCAAAGCCTCTGTGGGGGCCGTCGTAGCTGCCGATAAGAGATAGGCCCACGCCATTAAAAAGCCGGCCACTCCTCCGTGGGTATAGTGAGCGTATCTGACGATGCCTCCCGACTTGGGGATCGCCGAGCTTATCTCAGCGTAAGCTAACCCTATCGTCAACATCAAAAGCCCACCTATGATCCAAGAGAGTATGGCGGCAGCGCCCGCATAGGAGGCGGCGTATAGAGCGGCGAAGAGCCAACCTGAGCCAATCACGCCGCCCAACGAGAGATACAGGAGCTCCCAACGCGATAAGACTTTGCGCAGTTCTTTGTCGTAAACAATGCCCTTGTCAGGCGCGATGCCGGTCTCCTTGTCGCGGCTATTTTGATATCCTTGATTCATGAAAATTATCATTTATATATCCCATTTATAAATGTATATTTGGGCTAGATGCCTAAGTGCTATTTTAATATTAGGCCCTTAGTACGTCAATGAATGAAACCTCATCGGCCTATGTAGTTGTAGCCGCCCTAGCGATAGCCATCGCCTCATATGTAGCCGTGAAGATAGGTCTCTCACGCCTTGCGGACAAATTGGGCATCGAGCTGCCAGCGTTCTTCACAGGCGTTTCGGCTCTCTCCGCCTTCACTATATTTTTATCGATTACTTCAATAGTTTTTAACCTATTACCACTATTTACATTAACAATAGTAATTCTTGTTTTTATTTTGGTAGGATTTCTTATAGCAGTACGGCATGTTCTGGAGGAGTACTTCGCGGGCACTCTGTCCTCTAAAATCTATGGGATACATGTGGGCGACTACATACGCCTGGGAAGAGTCGCAGGCTACATCACAGCGATGAAGCCCACTTCTCTCGTCGTGCGCGACATGCGCCGCAACCTCGTCTACATACCCTACACCAAGCTACTTCACGAGGTCTTCAGAGTGGTTAAGATAGAGGAGGGCTATGAGCTCAGAGTCTACATATACGTGCCGCATGGGACAGATATTTCTA includes:
- the glyS gene encoding glycine--tRNA ligase — translated: MQRAEKLESIVKKRLLYWPSSEIYGGVGGFYDYGPLAVQMRRNIVEKWRRTFVLPYQDTIIEVETPIIMPEIVFKASGHLEHFTDYVVSCQKCGRRYRADHLIEEALAEKGIKLSLEGLSGEQLDEIIAKYGIKCPACGGPLGKSERFNLLFKTTIGPYANEAGYLRPETAQGMFVAFPRLAEYVGRRTPFGVAQIGRVGRNEISPRQGLIRLREFSQMEIELFFDPQNPSCPYFSEVESLEIPIVPEELVAKGNTEPLMITAREVVARGYANEWMAFFMALAAKFMKELGVPLERQKFLGKLPQERAHYSSRSYDQMVLTERFGWVEVSGHAYRTDYDLSRHAQFSGYDMALERRLKEPREIVEVRVYPNPQAIRAKYGDKMGEVIRAIQSNQQLVARLAETDRVELGDFEITRDMVFIKREVRRTDVEKFIPHVVEPSFGLDRILYVTLEHAVTIEGERTYLRLPPDIAPVAACVLPIVKRKEYVEIGRSLVRGLWRSGLTAIYDDEGTIGSRYAMCDEIGTPVAITIDEVTPQNNTVTARDRDTKSQVRIDIGMVVLFVTKILSGRPFGDVAAELGGIVFRNT
- a CDS encoding helix-turn-helix domain-containing protein, encoding MKFYTTEEVAKILNVTPAAVRYWARKGKIKAVREGEKWLIPEEEVERLRKGAETEGERKCPQEDLVKSAVKVALEALAEFLRENPWVLEMLGLRPSEEEKKLASLVLEAAKSYTPKKNELAEIFWTTLAEKMAERAAR
- a CDS encoding nicotinamide-nucleotide adenylyltransferase; the protein is MRVAFIGRFQPLHLGHAKVIEWLTEKYDDVLIVIGSADKGLTKDNPFTAGERIEMFYRTFGRRLAICTVPDTGGLSSLWGAYIRHWCPPFSIAFSNNNYVKVALSYAGIEVRTHPLFERERYSGRRIRQMMATGNGEWRKLVPDVVASFIDEVGGSERVRLLFEEG
- a CDS encoding CBS domain-containing protein; translation: MKAGSIAKRPPIVIDSKATIADAARLMAERRIGFLPVLSSGRLVGVVSERDIVKAVASGVSPDTPVESIMQREVVTVNFNDDIEAVWSLMRQLNIRHVVVMRGEEIYGVISIRDFLAERIVLSMLAQRTSPR
- a CDS encoding arginase family protein, translated to MGDVDLLQGAPAENLARIERALRALDPPWIMVGGEHTATLAALRALRPKTYIHIDAHMDSRDAWPPGQKLSHATFVRRAAEELGIYTIYIAVRAYDDEEAVFAKKAGFLVVDGNRKVTRAQLLDALATATRPAYVSLDLDVMDPSDFPAVGTPEAGGLTFRELEGIYLDVLLESKPAAVDIMEFSPPNDVADIGAVKLARLLLTATKILAELSRRR
- a CDS encoding APC family permease; the encoded protein is MNQGYQNSRDKETGIAPDKGIVYDKELRKVLSRWELLYLSLGGVIGSGWLFAALYAASYAGAAAILSWIIGGLLMLTIGLAYAEISSAIPKSGGIVRYAHYTHGGVAGFLMAWAYLLSAATTAPTEALASTNYLTYLVPQISQSQIVYYSVVILFMIFYGLLNYLGVKVLGTASHLTGWWKLIVPAVTGFILVSTYFNALNLTAGGGFIPTTGTAPYVGWTAILYAIPAAGIVFSYSGFRQSIEYAGEGRNPQRDIPFAVVGTLLIALLLYALLQTAFIGALDWSRITVSGVAVTPGNWTALPNSNIASSPYASIITYIAEIKPLLAPILGIIIIVLLIDAVISPMGTGWIYTGTTTRSLYGLAANGYLPEMFMKLGKTKVPTLSLIVGLIIGGLFLLPFPTWQAIVTYEGSATVLTYMMGGIGLEALRRTAPELNRPFKLKGASIIAPIATAAAGLVVYWAGFATLSMVVVSVFAGLPLFLGYYGHKMLGLSEARANALGWGSAIVIALSLWYLYSATNGLSAPNDVAFWTFIVALSAAVGLGLLFMYRAVRPEAKLEIKAGLWLPAYMITMLIISYYGPFGLNTVIPFPWDTLLVAAVTVVFHYIAVAVAIRTKAIDEIIRSIV
- a CDS encoding DNA-directed RNA polymerase subunit P, with product MCMRCGRTFSRSEMEILPGIRCPYCNYKIILKVRSPMVKRVPAV
- a CDS encoding mechanosensitive ion channel domain-containing protein, whose amino-acid sequence is MNETSSAYVVVAALAIAIASYVAVKIGLSRLADKLGIELPAFFTGVSALSAFTIFLSITSIVFNLLPLFTLTIVILVFILVGFLIAVRHVLEEYFAGTLSSKIYGIHVGDYIRLGRVAGYITAMKPTSLVVRDMRRNLVYIPYTKLLHEVFRVVKIEEGYELRVYIYVPHGTDISKLRDELATVAAEYGIEGFRIDLEHIGFRGAVLAARGILRDPRREEEARFALLDKAYSVLTAGGLK